The proteins below are encoded in one region of Oenanthe melanoleuca isolate GR-GAL-2019-014 chromosome 4A, OMel1.0, whole genome shotgun sequence:
- the LOC130253109 gene encoding thymosin beta-15A homolog, with the protein MCDKPDLSEVEKFDKKKLKKTNTEEKNTLPSKETIEQEKECVKSS; encoded by the exons ATGTGCGACAAACCAGACCTCTCGGAGGTGGAGAAATTCGACaagaagaagctgaagaaaaccAACACGGAGGAGAAGAACACGCTGCCCTCCAAGGAGA CTATTGAACAGGAGAAGGAATGTGTGAAGTCTTCCTAG